From the genome of Fusobacteriaceae bacterium:
CATAAAATCCTTGTTTCGGGGCTCGAGACCACCGGTATCCACAAGGACGAATTCTTTTCCGTTCCACTCCGTATCCCGGTACAGCCGGTCCCGGGTGACTCCGGGCGTATCGTCCACAATGGCGATCCGGTCTCCCACGAGATGGTTAAACAGCGTGGATTTTCCCACATTGGGTCTCCCCACAATGGCGACGACGGGCTTCATGGCTTCACCTCGATTTCCCGGGCGTTGTCGATCTGCTCGTCAAGGGAAGCCTTGATGGCCACAATGGCCACCTCCAACTGCGAGAGATCGGGCTCCCGGGTCGTGATCTTCTGCAGCAGAAGACCCGGCGATACCAGGAGTCGCACCCATTTTTTATCCATATGGCGGCTGCTGTACCGCTGCAGTTCATAAGAAATTCCGGCGATCAGCGGCATCACGAGAATCCGCAGGCCGAAGCGCTGCAAGATCCGGGCCAACTGCCCCGCGGGGGGCGTCACGAAGAAATCCACCAGAGAAAAAACCACGATGGCGATAACCATGACGGTCAAAAGAAAACTCGTCCCGCAGCGCACATGGAGCTTCGTGTAGCGCTGGGCCGTCTCGGGCTTGAGTTCGGCGAAATTTTCATAGGCCGCGATGGATTTGTGCTCGGCGCCGTGATATTCGTAGACCCTGCGCACATCGGCGTAAAAGGTGATGACCCAGATATAAAAGACGAAGAGGGCCAGCCGGAACAGCGACTCAAACAAATTGGCGTAAAGCCGATTATTTTTGAATAAAAACCCGCTCAATACCGAGGGGAGCCCGATAAAGATCAAAATCCCCAGGGCCAGGGATACGACGGTCGTCAGAACCGCCTGCTTTTTTGTTAATTCCTGCTCCCCCTCGTCCGCCTGGCTCGCCGAGAAAGTCAGTTCCCGGACGCCGGTCACAAGCGCCTCGAAGAGGGAAAAGGTCCCCCGGATAAACGGGATTTTCGAAATCCGGTTGACCCGGTCGGAGATCTTCGTCCGCTTGTAAACAATCTCTCCGCTGGGCTTCCTGACGGCGGTGGCGATCCAGTTGGGGCTTCTCATCATGACCCCTTCGATAACCGCCTGTCCGCCGATATTCATACGTTCTGTCATTTTTTCTCCTGTCTATCGCACACACTTCAAGATCACAAAGGTCAGGTCGTCTTCCTGCTCGGAATCCCCGCGAAAGGCCGTGACTTGTTCAAGGATTTTCTCCTTGAGCCGGGCCGGGCTATTGTCGTGGTTTTCGAGAATGATCCGCTTGACCCGGTCAATGCCGAAGAGTTCCCGCTCTTCGTTGGCGGCCTCCGTCAGACCGTCGGTATAGTAAAGCACGAGATCTCCGGTCTCCAGCCGCAATTCGCCTTTTTTATAGTCATAACGCTCCATAAACCCGATGGCGACCCCTTTTACGCAATGGGATTCGATCGTCCGGCTCGCGGCCCGGTAAACGAGAATCGGCGAGTGGCCGGCGTTTGAAAAATAGAGCGTTTTGGTATCCGCGTTGTATTTGCTGTGAAAAATGGTGATGAACATTTCTTCCGAGATATCGGGATAGATAATCCGGTTGAGTTCATTCAAGTCTTCCCAGGGCTTCGTGTCGCCGACAATCGAAAGCGTCTTCAATACCGAGCGCCCGAGGGCCAAAAGAAGCGCCGCCGGCATTCCTTTTCCGCTGACGTCGGCGATCGTTACCGAAAAGGAATTGTCGCCGGTTTTCGTATAATCATAGTAGTCGCCGCCGATTTCCTTGGCCGGCTCAAAATAATTTGCGATCTCAAGGCCGCAGATTTCCGTTATATCCTTGGGAATGATCTGGCGCTGGATCCGGGCCGCCACTTCGAGCTCCTGGGACATGCGTTCCTTGACGAGCAGGTCCGCGTAGATCTGGGCGTTGTTGATGGCGATGGAAATCTGGATCACGAGAGCGGAAATCGTCTCCTCGTCGATGTCGTTGAGCTTGTTTTTATCTTCGATGACGTAAATGACGCCCAGTTCTTTGCCCTTCACGTTGAGCGGATACACCATGACAATCTCGTCTTTGTTGATCGCGAAGCTTTTCGAGAGTTCCTCGTAGATCTTTTTATAGTCGGAGCGCCGAAAATTCTTGAGTTCTTCCGGGGAAAAGCCGACTTCCCCCCTGAAACGGATGCCCCCCTTCGTTTTTTTATTGACCAGGGTCCCGTTTTCCCAGAGATACAGCGAGATCCGCCGCACGCCGGTCAACACAAAATAGGCGTCCACAATGATGTTGATGATTTTTTTCAGCTTCAACGCCGAAAGGGCCGAACGGGAAATGGAATTCAGATTCGAGAGGTTCTCAACCTTGCGTTCGAGGATATGGTTGCTGTATTCCAGCTGGCTGGACTTCACGACAAGGGAATTATAGGTCATCTCAAGCTCTTTCCGGTATTCTTTGAGTTCCGTGATCGAGTGATCCAGCTCCAATTCCTGTTTTCGGATCTTGGCCAGGGTTGTCTCATATTCGGCCTTGATCTCGTCATCGGGAAAAATCTGAATTTCCTGCTTTTCCCGCAGGTTTTTCAAGATATTGATCATGACGAGGCTCGTCTCTTTTTTCCTGCGCTCAACCTGGACATAGGAGTAGATAATCAGCGCGAGGACGATAAAAGGCAGGATTAAATACAGTATCATTCGATCACCCATTCCGGATCTTTTTCATTAAAGGGGGGGATTGCTCTCGGAGTGTCCTGTTTTCGAACAGTCACGCCGCGTTTTTCCGACGCCGACTCTTCCCTAAGCGTAAAGGCGCGGAGGTCTCTGGTTCGGATTCCTGATGTTTCTCCGTTTTTGATTTCTTTCAGCGTCTTGATGGCTTGGATTGCGGGGATAATTTTGTAATGCCTGAGCGTCGCGCTTTCCTTTTCCGCCGTCAGCGTGATTTTCCCTTCATAGAGTCTTTCGGGGTCCCCTTTGCGAAATATGAGGAGCGCCGCCTCCGATTCCTCCGCAATCCGGGCGTATGCTTTTTCCGCGATATAGAGCGGATATTTTTCCGCCGCGATGATTTCTTCCGCCGCCCCGTCCGCTTCGATCACGAGATCGGCCAGGATTTCGGGCAGCGTCTCTATGGCTTGTTTTCGGTTTTCAAGGATCTCCGTAAACAGCTCCCGCTTGTCAAATTCCGTATAATTCGCTTCGGGATCATATTCCTTCTCCCTTCCCGCGTAGCGCAGCCAGTAATAGTATTGTTTGTTGACGATGCCCTGCAACTCTCCGAATTCTTCGGGCCAGGCGACGGGAAAGGCCGCCGCGATCGCCTGTTTTTCCCCTTCGTCAAGCTCCGAGGCATAGCGGGCGTAGATCTCTTCCTCCGGGAAGGGTTCACCCCTTCTGATTTGCGCCAGATCCGTGAGGAAGGCTGCCGGCAGGATCAGGTTCAGGGATTTCTTCCCGAGCAGGAGCCTCGCCCCCAGGACGCCCAATTCCTTCAAAAAACGGTCTTTGGCGGCGATATCCCTCGGATATTCGGGCCGGTACAGGCGGTAGATTTCCGGGCTGTCCTTTTTCACGGCCTTCGGAAATTCCACATAGCGGATCCGGTCTTTCCGGCGCACGAAAACGGATCCCCGGCAAAGGGGCGTGAAAAAGATCCCCGTCAGCAGTAACGCCGTGATCGCGCGTATTTTTTTTCCGCTCATGCCGCTCACTTCCCCGTTTGCGTTTCTCCGATGGTCTCGCGAATCCGGACCGCGATTTCTTCAGGTACCAATTGCTTCAGCGCTTCTATGGGCTGCTCCGCGATTTTCGCGACGGAACCGAATGTTTCAAGCAGAAGTTTCCGGCGCTTGGGCCCTATGCCGGGTATCCTGTCCAGGGCTGAAGAGATGACCCGTTTGCTCCGGAGTTTCCTGTGGTAGGTGATGCCGAAACGATGGGCCTCGTCCCGGACGCGCTGGAAAATCTTCAGCGCTTCCTGATCCTTCGGAAAGCAGTAGGGCTCGCTTTCCCCGTATTTGTAGATTTCCTCGTCCCGTTTCGCGAGACTCAGAAGCTCGGCGATCCCTTCTTTTCCCAGTTCCCTGAAGATTTCCCCCGCCGCGTTGATCTGCCCCAGACCGCCGTCGATGAGGACGACGTCGGGGAATTCCTGCGGCTCCAGCTTGCTGTAACGGCGCGTGATGACCTCGCGCATCATCATAAAGTCGTCGGGCGTATCCTTGCAGCGGATCTTGAATTTCCGGTAGTCTTTCTTGGACGCCCGTCCCTCAACGGAGACGCTCATGGAGGCCACGGCGTCCTTTCCCTGGATGTTGGAGATATCAAAACACTCGATCTTGCGCGGGTAGCGCTTCAGGCCCAATGTGTTGTAAATCTTGTACAGGCCCTCCTCGATGACGCTCTTTCTCTTGTAATAACTCTCGATGTCCCGTTTGAGGTTTTCTTCCGCCATTTCGAGCAGTTCCATCCGGCGGGACTTGATTTTCGGAAAATGGAGCTCGATCTTCCGGCCGGCGTATTCGTCCAGAAGCGCGGAAAATTGTTCCGCCTGCGTTTCGATCTGCTGGGAAAAGACAATGTTGCGCGGGATCGGATGCCTGTCATAAAAGGCCAGCAGCGCCACTTCGAAAATGTCCTCGTACAGTTTTTCCTTGAGGTCAATGGTCGAGGAGAGTTTGCCGATGATCTTGCCCTCGCGCACGTTGAGTACGCATAAAAACGCGGTTTCCCCTTCCACCCGAAACGTGAAGATGTCTTCGTCGAGGTCCTTTCCGTATTCGGTGATCTGGTTGCTGACGGCGTTTTCAAGCTCGGCGATCTGCTCGCGATACAGGATGGCCTTTTCAAATTCCATATTTTGCGAGGCCTCGTCCATCTTTTTTTTGAGGCGCGAAATGACGTCGCGTCCCTGCCCTTTGAGGAGGTCCATGGCCGATTCGATCTCCGAGGCGTACTCCTCCCGGACCTCTTTGTATACGCAGGGGCCGAGGCAGCTTTTCATAAAATATTTGAGACAGGGTCGTCCGTAGACTTTTTTCATGTCCTTGTTGCAGTCCCTGATTTTGAAGAGCCGGATAATGGTGTTCTTGAGATGGGTCCCGCCCGAGGGATAGGGCCCGAAATAAAAGGCGTTTTTGCTGTCAAGGGTCTTTGTGGTCCGCAAGATCCGGATATTGGGGAATTCTTCCCGGCTGATCCGGATATAGGGGTAGGTCTTTTCATCCTTCAGCAGAATATTATACTTGGGCATGTTTTTTTTGATCAGGTTGTTTTCGAGCAAAAAGGCGTCCACTTCATTTTTGCAGAGGATAAAGTCGATGTCTTCCACATGCCGCACCAATTCGCGGGTCTTCTCGTCGCCGTGCTCGTGGTTGAAATACGACAACACGCGATGTTTGAGATTTTTCGCTTTCCCGATATAAATGATCTTCTTTTCCCCTTTCATCAGGTAGACGCCGGGGCTGTCGGGGATATCCTGTAATTTTTCCCGCAAACTGTCCTTTACCAATTTCCCCTCTCCTTCTCCCGATGACTCAGGTACAGGTTGAGATTCTCCTTTTTCAGCAATTCCCGGTACAACAGCCACGCGAGGGCTACGGAACGATGCTTGCCGCCGCTGCATCCCATGGCGATCGTCAGATGCTTTTTCCCTTCTTTGATGTAGTTGGGGATTAAAAATTCGAGTAAATCAATCAATTTTGTATAAAATGTCCGCGTCACTTCATGGCTCAGCAGGAAATCGAGGATTTCCTTATCCTCACCGTTTTTCGGCTTCAATTCCGCGTAATAATAGGGATTGGGCAGAAAGCGCACGTCAAACAGCAGGTCGACGTCTATGGGGACGCCGTATTTGAAACCGAAGGACGTCACATGGATCGTGATATCATTGTGGGGGTCCTGGATCGCCAGGGCCCTTTTCAGGACATCGGGAAAATCCTTGGGGTTGATGTCGCTGGTATCGATAATATCCGAGGCCCTGTCCCGGATGACGGACATGATCTCCCGCTCTTTCCGGATGCTTTTGAGCAACGTATCCGCAATCAGAGGATGCCGCCTTCGCGTCAGGTTGTAGCGGTTGAGAATGGCCTCTTCCGACGCCTCCAAAAACAGCAGAAAATAGGGCGTCTTCTCGTAATCGAAGCGGTCGAGGATATCCGTCAGCTCCTCCGCTTTGCGCAAAGAGCGGATGTCTATTCCCAGCGCCACTTTTTCCCGGTTGGACTGCAAAAAATGCGGGACAATTTCGCAGGGCAGATTGTCTACGACATAAAAGCCCAGGTCTTCCAGCAAGTTGACCGCGGTGCTCTTTCCCGCGCCGGAAAGTCCCGTAATGATAATGAGCCGCTTTTGCCGCTGTTCCATAGGAGCGCCTCTTTCTTCGAGAATCGTAAGAGAATCACATTTTTTCAAGGGTTTCAATGCCCAAAAGACCGAGTCCGGTTTTGAGCGTCAGGCTGACGGCCTTGCTCAGCTGACCCCGGGAATACAGCACGCCGTCCTCCTGATTCAGGATCGGGCAGGCGTTGTAGAACGTGTTGAATTTTTTCCCCAACTCAAAGAGATAATCGGCGATGATGTTGGGCCGGTAGGTTTCCGCGGCCTTGAGGACCGCCATGGGGAAAATGAGGATTTGCGCCGCGATGGCCCTCTCCTGGGGTTCCGTGATGACGATGTCCCTGCCGTCTCCCACAGGCTTTCCTTCGGCCTCGGCCCGACGCAGAATGGAGCGGATCCGGGCATAGGAATACTGCAAATAAGGGGCCGTGTTCCCCTCAAAGGAAAGAATCTTGTTCCACTCGAAATGGACGGGGCTCTGCCGGTTTTGGGAGAGATCGGCGTATTTGATGGCCCCCGTGCCTACGACTTCGGCGATCCGGTTTTTCTCTTCCCGGGTCAGATCGGGGTTTTTCGCGTCGACCGTCGCGAAGGCCCTGCGCTTTCCCTCGTCAAGGAGCTGTTCGAGGCGGATCACGTTCCCCGCCCGGGTCGAGAAGGCCTCATCGCCCATGGTCATGATCCCAAACCAGGCGTGGCTCTTTTCAAACTGCCAGCCCAGCATATCGGCGATCTTGAAAATCTGGCGGAAATGGTCCTGCTGCCGCTCGTCGGTCAGATAGATCAATTTATTCACATGATAATGGCTGTTTCTGAACTTGATCGTCGCGATATCCGACGTCGAATACAGAAACGCGCCGTCTTTTTTCTGCACGATGCAGGGAAAGAGCTTGTCCTTTTCGTCAAAGAAGACCACGAGGGCGCCGCCGTCCTCGACGGCCAGCTTTTTATCGACGAGCTCCTTGATGACGTCTTTCATGAGGTCGTTGTAAAAGG
Proteins encoded in this window:
- a CDS encoding DUF1385 domain-containing protein translates to MTERMNIGGQAVIEGVMMRSPNWIATAVRKPSGEIVYKRTKISDRVNRISKIPFIRGTFSLFEALVTGVRELTFSASQADEGEQELTKKQAVLTTVVSLALGILIFIGLPSVLSGFLFKNNRLYANLFESLFRLALFVFYIWVITFYADVRRVYEYHGAEHKSIAAYENFAELKPETAQRYTKLHVRCGTSFLLTVMVIAIVVFSLVDFFVTPPAGQLARILQRFGLRILVMPLIAGISYELQRYSSRHMDKKWVRLLVSPGLLLQKITTREPDLSQLEVAIVAIKASLDEQIDNAREIEVKP
- a CDS encoding PP2C family protein-serine/threonine phosphatase, giving the protein MILYLILPFIVLALIIYSYVQVERRKKETSLVMINILKNLREKQEIQIFPDDEIKAEYETTLAKIRKQELELDHSITELKEYRKELEMTYNSLVVKSSQLEYSNHILERKVENLSNLNSISRSALSALKLKKIINIIVDAYFVLTGVRRISLYLWENGTLVNKKTKGGIRFRGEVGFSPEELKNFRRSDYKKIYEELSKSFAINKDEIVMVYPLNVKGKELGVIYVIEDKNKLNDIDEETISALVIQISIAINNAQIYADLLVKERMSQELEVAARIQRQIIPKDITEICGLEIANYFEPAKEIGGDYYDYTKTGDNSFSVTIADVSGKGMPAALLLALGRSVLKTLSIVGDTKPWEDLNELNRIIYPDISEEMFITIFHSKYNADTKTLYFSNAGHSPILVYRAASRTIESHCVKGVAIGFMERYDYKKGELRLETGDLVLYYTDGLTEAANEERELFGIDRVKRIILENHDNSPARLKEKILEQVTAFRGDSEQEDDLTFVILKCVR
- the rapZ gene encoding RNase adapter RapZ, encoding MEQRQKRLIIITGLSGAGKSTAVNLLEDLGFYVVDNLPCEIVPHFLQSNREKVALGIDIRSLRKAEELTDILDRFDYEKTPYFLLFLEASEEAILNRYNLTRRRHPLIADTLLKSIRKEREIMSVIRDRASDIIDTSDINPKDFPDVLKRALAIQDPHNDITIHVTSFGFKYGVPIDVDLLFDVRFLPNPYYYAELKPKNGEDKEILDFLLSHEVTRTFYTKLIDLLEFLIPNYIKEGKKHLTIAMGCSGGKHRSVALAWLLYRELLKKENLNLYLSHREKERGNW
- the argS gene encoding arginine--tRNA ligase — protein: MLVVDKAIAGIIEKTIATLYGALPVRPAEITLATKEEFGDFQTNFAMMNAKIIGDNPRNIAGKIRDALPENEIIERLEVAGPGFINIFLKNSFLGSAVRQTLTETYDFSFLDTAGDVIIDYSSPNIAKRMHIGHLRSTIIGDAVTRILRFLGYHVIADNHIGDWGTQFGKLIIGYRKWLNRRAYEENPIEELERVYVRFADEAEKDPALEEQARTELKKLQDGDPENYTLWKEFISESLKEYDKLYKRLGVVFDTYYGESFYNDLMKDVIKELVDKKLAVEDGGALVVFFDEKDKLFPCIVQKKDGAFLYSTSDIATIKFRNSHYHVNKLIYLTDERQQDHFRQIFKIADMLGWQFEKSHAWFGIMTMGDEAFSTRAGNVIRLEQLLDEGKRRAFATVDAKNPDLTREEKNRIAEVVGTGAIKYADLSQNRQSPVHFEWNKILSFEGNTAPYLQYSYARIRSILRRAEAEGKPVGDGRDIVITEPQERAIAAQILIFPMAVLKAAETYRPNIIADYLFELGKKFNTFYNACPILNQEDGVLYSRGQLSKAVSLTLKTGLGLLGIETLEKM
- the uvrC gene encoding excinuclease ABC subunit UvrC, which translates into the protein MVKDSLREKLQDIPDSPGVYLMKGEKKIIYIGKAKNLKHRVLSYFNHEHGDEKTRELVRHVEDIDFILCKNEVDAFLLENNLIKKNMPKYNILLKDEKTYPYIRISREEFPNIRILRTTKTLDSKNAFYFGPYPSGGTHLKNTIIRLFKIRDCNKDMKKVYGRPCLKYFMKSCLGPCVYKEVREEYASEIESAMDLLKGQGRDVISRLKKKMDEASQNMEFEKAILYREQIAELENAVSNQITEYGKDLDEDIFTFRVEGETAFLCVLNVREGKIIGKLSSTIDLKEKLYEDIFEVALLAFYDRHPIPRNIVFSQQIETQAEQFSALLDEYAGRKIELHFPKIKSRRMELLEMAEENLKRDIESYYKRKSVIEEGLYKIYNTLGLKRYPRKIECFDISNIQGKDAVASMSVSVEGRASKKDYRKFKIRCKDTPDDFMMMREVITRRYSKLEPQEFPDVVLIDGGLGQINAAGEIFRELGKEGIAELLSLAKRDEEIYKYGESEPYCFPKDQEALKIFQRVRDEAHRFGITYHRKLRSKRVISSALDRIPGIGPKRRKLLLETFGSVAKIAEQPIEALKQLVPEEIAVRIRETIGETQTGK